The Salegentibacter sp. Hel_I_6 region TTTTTCAACATAGTAACTTCCTGCCCACGGGTCCACCGTTTTGGTTATTTTAGTTTCCTGTTGAAGGTGTAACTGCGTGTTTCTCGCTATTCTTGCTGAAAAATCTGTAGGAAGTGCAATAGCTTCGTCTAAAGCGTTTGTATGTAAACTTTGCGTTCCACCAAAGGCTGCCGCTGCAGCTTCTATGCAAGTTCGCGCTACGTTATTAAAAGGATCCTGTTCGGTTAAACTCCATCCACTGGTTTGCGAATGTGTTCTAAGCGAAAGTGATTTTGCATTTTTCGGGTTGAATTGCTTTACGAGTTTTGCCCAAAGCATTCTGGCGGCTCGCATTTTAGCGATTTCCATAAAATGGTTCATCCCAATTCCCCAGAAAAATGAAAGACGGGGCGCAAAACTATCTATATCCATCCCGGCGTCTAAACCTTTTCTGATATATTCCAGTCCGTCGGCCAGGGTGTAAGCAAGCTCGATATCGCAGGTAGCACCGGCTTCCTGCATATGATACCCCGAAATACTTATGCTATTGAATTTCGGCATATTTTGCGAAGAATATTCAAAAATATCTGAAATGATCTTCATAGAAGGAGTAGGAGGGTAGATGTAGGTATTTCGCACCATAAACTCCTTTAAAATGTCATTTTGAATGGTTCCTGAAAGTTGTTCCGGTTTAACGCCCTGTTCTTCGGCAGCGACGATATAAAAAGCTAGAATTGGCAAAACCGCACCATTCATGGTCATAGAAACCGACATTTTATCTAGCGGAATTTGATCAAAAAGGATCTTCATATCTTCAACCGAATCTATAGCCACACCGGCTTTTCCAACATCTCCAACCACACGCTCGTGATCACTGTCGTAACCTCGGTGGGTAGGAAGATCAAAGGCTACTGAAAGTCCTTTTTGGCCGGCAGCAAGGTTTCTTCGGTAAAAAGCATTGCTTTCTTCGGCAGTAGAAAATCCGGCATACTGGCGGATTGTCCACGGGCGACTAACATACATCGTGCTGTAAGGTCCGCGCAGATATGGTGAAATTCCGGCAGCGAAATTTAAATGTTTTAGATCCTTAATATCTTCTTTTGAATAAGAAGGCTGCAGGTTTATTTCTTCAGGGGTTTTATAGGTGTTGTTTTCACCTTCCTTTTGTCGTTTTCCAAGTGCTGGTGCTATAAGTTTTATATGTTGAAGATCCTTTCTTTGCATTGCTCTTTTTTTAATTATTCGGCCTTTTCCTGCTTTATTCTTTCCTGCTCCATTTGTTCACTTAAGCGTCTTTCCAGGATAGGTTCTATTAGAGTTTTACGCGGGTTTTGCTTTAAAAATGGATACAATTCCAGTTCATCTTTCATTTTATCCTGCGGGTTTTCGAATTTATTAGTACCTATTAATACCAAATCTCCACTATCGAATTGTTCCTGTTCTTTTTTGGCGCTTTCCTTTATTTTTCGCTGAATAGCTCCATCTTTTAATTGCTTTAAAAAACCGCCGCCTTTTTCAATTTCTTTAAAAATATCTAGCGCCATTTCGGCAAATTGTTTGGTAAGGCTTTCAATATAATAAGCACCT contains the following coding sequences:
- the scpA gene encoding methylmalonyl-CoA mutase, which encodes MQRKDLQHIKLIAPALGKRQKEGENNTYKTPEEINLQPSYSKEDIKDLKHLNFAAGISPYLRGPYSTMYVSRPWTIRQYAGFSTAEESNAFYRRNLAAGQKGLSVAFDLPTHRGYDSDHERVVGDVGKAGVAIDSVEDMKILFDQIPLDKMSVSMTMNGAVLPILAFYIVAAEEQGVKPEQLSGTIQNDILKEFMVRNTYIYPPTPSMKIISDIFEYSSQNMPKFNSISISGYHMQEAGATCDIELAYTLADGLEYIRKGLDAGMDIDSFAPRLSFFWGIGMNHFMEIAKMRAARMLWAKLVKQFNPKNAKSLSLRTHSQTSGWSLTEQDPFNNVARTCIEAAAAAFGGTQSLHTNALDEAIALPTDFSARIARNTQLHLQQETKITKTVDPWAGSYYVEKLTNEIAEKAWKLIEEVEELGGMTKAIEEGIPKMRIEEAAAKKQARIDSETDIIVGTNKYRLEKEDELVTLEVDNQTVRKQQVERLEKIKAERNTEKVGKALKALTDCAKKENGNLLSLAVEAAKHRATLGEISDALEEVYGRHKAKVQTFSGVYSKEMKDNTSFKKARELADKFAEQDGRRPRIMIAKMGQDGHDRGAKVVATGYADLGFDVDIGPLFQTPKEAAKQAVENDVHILGVSSLAAGHKTLVPQVLKELKNLGREDIMVIVGGVIPSQDYQYLFDAGAVAVFGPGTKISDAAIQLLEILIEE